The following coding sequences lie in one Chelmon rostratus isolate fCheRos1 chromosome 2, fCheRos1.pri, whole genome shotgun sequence genomic window:
- the tmem183a gene encoding transmembrane protein 183A isoform X2 produces the protein MPKKGNRKRLKFRAGDVCSESVTVADYADADPAVVKSGRVKKAVANAVEKEVKLLCGLEASNGAVEEVLSSAASVKADALDSSDDLDPEEDGENETKAVRKKKNKRRKESSESSDGKDYPVDIWLVLASYIRPEDVCRFALICRNAWTVTCTAAFWTRLYRRHYRNDVDLPFRLQPDSIDRTCCLRARVIRSLFHLYEPFDLRVSKIPALPESTPTTLLNSKCLLFWVRKVSGTRPEALWEFNFKFLKQGHSKNGCAKSLRMPRQYEDVHMNPDSDCYMLQVTTLNFIFTPVVMGMTLTLFTINVSTDMRHHRVRLLFQDSPLQRGKKRADQGGTQVVLDPVQSVKLMDWWHPQYPSSPYT, from the exons ATGCCCAAGAAAGGGAACCGAAAACGGCTGAAATTTAGGGCCGGGGACGTTTGTTCGGAATCAG TGACCGTTGCTGATTATGCTGATGCCGACCCAGCCGTTGTGAAGTCTGGGAGGGTGAAAAAGGCTGTTGCAAATGCAGTTGAAAAAGAAG TAAAATTACTCTGCGGCCTGGAAGCATCTAATGGAGCCGTAGAAGAGGTCCTCTCGTCAGCGGCCAGTGTCAAAGCAGACGCTTTAGACAGCAGTGATGACCTAGACCCTGAAGAAGATGGCGAAAATGAAACTAAAGCGGTCcgcaagaagaaaaacaagaggagaaagG AAAGCAGTGAGAGCAGTGATGGGAAGGATTATCCAGTGGATATCTGGTTAGTGCTCGCCTCCTACATCCGTCCAGAGGATGTGTGCAGATTTGCTCTCATCTGTAGGAATGCCTGGACAGTCACTTGCACTGCAGCTTTTTGGACCAGGCTCTACAGAAG ACACTACAGGAATGATGTTGACCTGCCGTTTCGTCTCCAGCCTGACTCTATTGACAGGACGTGCTGTTTACGGGCCCGTGTGATTCGCTCCCTCTTCCATTTGTATGAGCCGTTCGACTTGCGTGTCTCGAAAATTCCTGCCCTGCCAGAATCCACACCCACAACCTTGCTCAACTCTAAG TGTTTGCTGTTCTGGGTCAGGAAGGTGTCAGGGACTCGACCAGAGGCATTGTGGGAGTTCAACTTCAAGTTTCTAAAGCAG GGACACAGTAAGAATGGTTGTGCCAAGTCCTTGCGCATGCCCAGACAATACGAAGATGTCCACATGAACCCAGATTCTGACTGCTACATGCTTCAGGTCACCACCCTCAACTTCATCTTCACGCCTGTGGTCATGGGCATGACACTGACCCTG TTCACAATCAACGTTAGCACGGACATGCGCCACCACCGTGTTCGTCTGCTGTTCCAGGACTCACCACTCCAGCGAGGGAAGAAGAGGGCGGATCAGGGCGGGACCCAGGTGGTATTGGATCCTGTACAGAGTGTGAAGCTCATGGACTGGTGGCATCCACAGTACCCCTCCTCACCTTACACATAG
- the tmem183a gene encoding transmembrane protein 183A isoform X1 — MPKKGNRKRLKFRAGDVCSESVTVADYADADPAVVKSGRVKKAVANAVEKEVKLLCGLEASNGAVEEVLSSAASVKADALDSSDDLDPEEDGENETKAVRKKKNKRRKESSESSDGKDYPVDIWLVLASYIRPEDVCRFALICRNAWTVTCTAAFWTRLYRRHYRNDVDLPFRLQPDSIDRTCCLRARVIRSLFHLYEPFDLRVSKIPALPESTPTTLLNSKCLLFWVRKVSGTRPEALWEFNFKFLKQQGHSKNGCAKSLRMPRQYEDVHMNPDSDCYMLQVTTLNFIFTPVVMGMTLTLFTINVSTDMRHHRVRLLFQDSPLQRGKKRADQGGTQVVLDPVQSVKLMDWWHPQYPSSPYT, encoded by the exons ATGCCCAAGAAAGGGAACCGAAAACGGCTGAAATTTAGGGCCGGGGACGTTTGTTCGGAATCAG TGACCGTTGCTGATTATGCTGATGCCGACCCAGCCGTTGTGAAGTCTGGGAGGGTGAAAAAGGCTGTTGCAAATGCAGTTGAAAAAGAAG TAAAATTACTCTGCGGCCTGGAAGCATCTAATGGAGCCGTAGAAGAGGTCCTCTCGTCAGCGGCCAGTGTCAAAGCAGACGCTTTAGACAGCAGTGATGACCTAGACCCTGAAGAAGATGGCGAAAATGAAACTAAAGCGGTCcgcaagaagaaaaacaagaggagaaagG AAAGCAGTGAGAGCAGTGATGGGAAGGATTATCCAGTGGATATCTGGTTAGTGCTCGCCTCCTACATCCGTCCAGAGGATGTGTGCAGATTTGCTCTCATCTGTAGGAATGCCTGGACAGTCACTTGCACTGCAGCTTTTTGGACCAGGCTCTACAGAAG ACACTACAGGAATGATGTTGACCTGCCGTTTCGTCTCCAGCCTGACTCTATTGACAGGACGTGCTGTTTACGGGCCCGTGTGATTCGCTCCCTCTTCCATTTGTATGAGCCGTTCGACTTGCGTGTCTCGAAAATTCCTGCCCTGCCAGAATCCACACCCACAACCTTGCTCAACTCTAAG TGTTTGCTGTTCTGGGTCAGGAAGGTGTCAGGGACTCGACCAGAGGCATTGTGGGAGTTCAACTTCAAGTTTCTAAAGCAG CAGGGACACAGTAAGAATGGTTGTGCCAAGTCCTTGCGCATGCCCAGACAATACGAAGATGTCCACATGAACCCAGATTCTGACTGCTACATGCTTCAGGTCACCACCCTCAACTTCATCTTCACGCCTGTGGTCATGGGCATGACACTGACCCTG TTCACAATCAACGTTAGCACGGACATGCGCCACCACCGTGTTCGTCTGCTGTTCCAGGACTCACCACTCCAGCGAGGGAAGAAGAGGGCGGATCAGGGCGGGACCCAGGTGGTATTGGATCCTGTACAGAGTGTGAAGCTCATGGACTGGTGGCATCCACAGTACCCCTCCTCACCTTACACATAG